GTCTCGGATGTCTTCGAGGGTGAGCTGGGGGAACTCGGCGAGGATCTCGTCGGTCCCCATGCCTTCGGCGACCATCCCCACGACCGTGGCCACCGGGATGCGGGTGCCGCGGATGCAGGGCACCCCACCCATGATCCGGTGATCGACGGAGATCCGCTCGAAGGTCACCTCACCATTTTAGGTGGCCGGTGGGCGGCGACGCGGTCGTAGTTCAGGCGGACGAGGGCGATGCAGGTGTCGGCGTCGGTGTCGGAGGTCAGGTAGAGGGTGGTCCAGCCCGAGTCGGGATGGAGGTGGTGGGGGCCGGTGCGGCCGGCGGCGACGAGCTCGTCGCGGAGCGGGCGGGGGAACGGGATGTCGGCCTGGTGGTCGCCGTGGACATGGCCGAGCATCCGTCCCCGCAGGTAGAACTCCGTCTCACCGAAGCGGCCGATCTTGGTGCTGATGCCCGGCCAGCTGGTCACCGTGTCGACGATCCGGTCGCCTCGTCCGCTCATCGGGTCACGCTACCGGCCCCCGGATGTCAGCGGCCGGGAGCTCGGCTGCGGACCTCCTGGAGGAGCCAGCCGTTGCCGTCGGGGTCGCTGAAGGCGGCGAACGTGCCGTAGTCGCGGTGCTCGGGGTCGACCCCGGGCGTCTGGCCCTCGGGCCCGAAGTGGAACGGCTCGCTCACCTCGATGCCCTCGTCGACCAGCCCCTGGCGGGCCTTCTCGATGTCGGTGACCACCAGGTGCAGACCCTGCGCCGACCCGGGTGCCGACGGGGTCAGCCCCTTGCCGATGCTGATCGAGCACTCCGACCCCGGTGGCGTCAGCTGCACCACACGGAAGTCCTCGCCTGCCTGGTGGTCGACGTCCACCTTGAAGCCGGCGGTCTCGTAGAAGGCCTTGGCGCGGTCGACGTCGGTCACGGGCAGCACGATGAGCTCGAGCTTCAGGTCCATGATCAGGTTCCTTTCATCGGGTGTCTCTGTGTGCAACGTCGGCGCCCGCGACAACTCATCGGTGGATCGATGAGCCGCGGATTGTTGCACCGGCGACAGCGGGGGTAGTCAGAGGGCGATGCCTGACACCGATGCCAAGAAGGTCGCGACCGCCTGCCTGGAGGCCTGGACCAGCGGCGACTTCGCCACCGCCCGATCGCTGATGCACGACGACATCACGTTCACCGGACCGCTCGGCGTCACCACAGGAGCCGACGCCTACATCGAGGGCGTGCAGGGCTTCGCCGCCATGGTCGACCGGGTCGACATCCACGAGGTGATCGCCGAGGGGGACGACGTGTGCGTGCAGTACGACCTGGTCGCCGGGGCGGCCGGGGCGATGCCGACGGTCGGCTGGTACGAGGTGCACGACGGGCTGATCCGGTCGGTCCGGGCCTTCTTCGACCCCCGCCCGATGCTGTCCCCGTAGCCCTCCGGCAGCCCTGCCCACTCCCCGCTCAGGTCGGGTCAGGTCAGGTCGGGTCAGGTCGGGTCGGCGAGGCGGGACAGGACGGTCTTCAGCGGGAGCGAGGCGTCGTCCTTGTCGTCGTGCCAGCGGAACAGGATGGCGGCGGCGGCCAGCGCCAGGTCGCGGGGCAGCTCCTCGGCCTCGAGGGCGTCGGCCACCTCGTGGAGCTCCGGCGTCCAGCGCCAGGCCTGGGCGGCGACCTCCGGCAGCTGCCCCGGCTCGGCCAGCGGCGACCGGGGGCTCAGCCGGGCCTCGGCGATCAGCGGCCGGGTGACGCCGTAGCGGGCCGCGTACGCCAGCGCCACGGCGGCCAGCACCGCGGTGGTCTTCTGGTAGCTGGAGTGCGCCATCTTGAGGGCGCTGGCGCTGCCGATCCCGCCGTCGAGCCGCACCGGCTCCACCGCCGTCCCGTCGAACAGCGACACCACGGTCTCGATGTCGGCATTGCGTCCGGCCAGGTACAGGGCCGTCTTCGCCGGGCTGTCCGACTCGGGCGGCGTGCCGAAGATGGCGGCGTCGAGCACCTCGGTGCCGCCGTGCATCAGCCGCTGGGCGATGCGGATGCAGCGTTGCGGGCTGGTGGCGTTGGCCTCGACGTAGAGGCCCTGGTAGCGCAGCTGGGCCACCTGCGTCGCCACCTGGACCGCGGCCCCCGGGGGGCAGATCGCGAACACCACCTCGGCCCGGTCGAGCAGCTCGCCCAGGTCGGCGACCTGTTCGAGCCCGCCGCGGTCGGCCCGCTGCAGGGTGGCCTGGCTGCGACCGATCGGGCACCACAGGACGCGCGCCCCCTTGCGATGTGCCTGCGCGGCTATGGCCGCGCCCATCGCACCCGGGTGGAGCACTCCGATGGTGGTCCCCATGCTCATCTGCTTTCCTCGCCACCAGACTCGCGCGTCACGCTAACCACCGTCGCGGGCAGGCTGAGCCAATGACCGACGCGCACGGCGGCCCCTTCACCCGCGACGACCTCGACCAGGTGATGGCGGTCGCCGTCGACGCCTGGCGCTCGGGCGCCGACCGCGACTGGTCGGTGCCCGCCGGCACGCTGGAGTGGTCCTGCACCCGCACGGCCGACCACACGGTCGATGCGGTCCTGGCGGTGGCGCTGTTCCTGGCCTCCGGGCGACAGGACGCCTACCCCGACTGGGGCTGGGGCGAGCTGACGATGGGCGCCGCGGCGACGCCGTCCAACCTGGTGGAGGCGCTGGGCGCGGTGGGGCGGGTGCTGTCGGGCGTGGTGGCGGTGGCCGACCCCGCGGTGCGAGCGGTGATCTGGGACGGGCGGGTGACCGGGACCGGCACGCCGCCCGACTTCGCCGCCCGCGGTGCTCTCGAGGCGGTCCTCCACGCCCACGACGTCTGCGCCGGCCTCGGAGTGCCGTTCGAGCCTCCGGCCGACGTCTGCGCCCGCCTCCGTGACCACACCGGCGGCTGGCCCCACTGGTCGGCCCCCGGTTGGAGCCCGCCTCCCGTCACCGGCGACCCCTGGTCCGACCTCCTCACCGGCTCCGGCCGCGCCCGCCCCGTCGCCTGACCTCACCCCGTCCCGTCCCGGGCCGCCCGCTCGGCGTGACCCACCCCGGGCCGTCGTTGCCCGCCCGCCCAGCGTGACCACGGGCGCTTGTTCGTGGACAGGAGATCGCCAGGTCGGCGCCATCTGCCTGCCAAGCGCACAGCAGATCCTCTTAGGCATGAGGACCTACACGCATCCCACCTGGCGGCCGCAGCCTGCTGCGCGCCGCAGCGGTTGGTCGTGCCCAGCCCTCGTGCCCCTCGGCTACGCCGCCACCCGGGGTGTCCTGCACGTGAGCCCTGACGCACGAGTCGCCGCTCTGACCCTGGTCGCGATCCTGCTCGCCGGCATCCACCGCCTGGTTCCCGGGCTCGTCGAGCTGGGGGCCGGAGCCGCCGGCCTCGTGGCGAGCGTCTTCGCCGCCACCGAGGCCACCGGCTGCGGCGACGTGCTCGGCGGCGCCGGCACCGGCGTGGTGCTGGTGTACGGCGGCGTGATGTCGGCGTCGGCCTTCGTGCGGCTGCTCGGCTCCGTCAACGCCCGGGAGATGGCCCGACACCTGCTGGTGGCCGCCGCCGTCCTCGAGCTGGGCCTCCTGCTCGTGAGCCCCGCCGCCCGGGATGTCGTCGGCGCCGAGGACGACCTCACCGTCGCGATGATCCTGGCCGGCGCCCTCCTGGTCGCCACGCTCGTCGGCGTCCGGTCCCGGCGTGGCTTCCCCCTGCTCGGCGCCGGGCTGATCGTGACGCAGGGCGTGCACGCCCTCTCGAGCAACGCCTGCGCCGTCAGCCCGGCGCTGAGCCTGGTCGGCTCCCTCGTGTTCGTCGCCGTCGCCACGGCCATCGTCGCCCGAGGCGGCGGCGGCGACCTCCCCGACGACGACCCCGACGACGTCGTCTTCGAGACCGCCTGACCCGGAGGACCCGCACAACCAGCCCACCCGCCATCCCCACCGCCGCTCGAACCCCCAGCCCAGCCCGCTCCCCGGCCGCGACGTCCCCAACGCGCCGGGGAGCTAGGCGGTGACGCCGGGTAATCTTGGGAGTCGTTGCCAGGGCGGTGCCAAGACTTCGCGACTTGGTAGCCAACTCGATGGCGGAGGCGAGCGGAGCGATGTCGACAAGCCATGCCCTCGACCGCCACACCGACGGCTCGGTCGGCCGGTACTGCGTCCGGTTCCTCCGGGGGAGTCTCGAGCTCGACTTCCCCGGGCACACGATCGATACGCCCACCGCGCCGGCGATGGTCGGGCCGCTGGTCGTCCTGGCGCTGAACCCCCGGCGCCCCCTGGCGCTGGAGACGCTCAAGACCTCGCTGTTCGACTACGACCCGTCCGACGTCACCACGGCCCAGATCCAGACGCCGATCTCGCGGCTGCGGCTGGCGGGCCTGCCCATCCCGTCGCGCCAGTACCTCCTCGACGTGGCCCCGTCCGACGTCGACGTCGTGGACTTCGACTACCGGGCCAAGGGCTTCATCGACCGTTGCGTCCGTCCGGACCGGGTGCCCGAAGCCGACGTCGAGGCGTTGATCGACGAGGGCTACGGGCTGCACCAGCTCTGGCAGGAGGATCCGGCGGTTGCCGTGGGCCACCAGCCGCGGCTGTTCGCCCTGTTCGAGCGGCACCGGCGTCGCAACCGGCGCTTCGGCGAGGTGCTGGTGCGCCTGCTGGTGCGGGCGGGGGAGCGCGACTGGGCTGGTGACATCCTCGACGAGTACGTCGACCGCTACGGCACCGACGAGATCCTCCAGGATCTGGAGCTGGCGGTCCGCCAACTGCCCCGACCGGCCGACCGCGACACGCCTGCACACGGTGTCGTGTTGCTGCCCGGTCCCGCGGCGCAGGGCGCGGCGCTCGCCGAGCTGTGGGACCGCGTCGCCGCGTCGACCCGGCTCGAGTTCGCCGAGCTGGCCATCAGCGCCCACAACCTCGACCGCATCTACGCCGTCGACATCGTCGCCGTCGACCACGAGAGTCGGGTGAGCCGCGTGCCGGTCGAGGCAGCAGGAGGCGCCGGCGCCAACACGGCGTTCGCCCTGGGGCGGCTCGGCCACCGCGTCGCCGTCACCGGGATGATCGCCGACGACCGCTACGGAGCCCTCCTGCGCCAGAGCCTCGACCAGGAGGACGTCGACTGCTCGAACCTCCTCGTCGTCCCCAGCTCGGTCGACCACTACACCGGGCACACGCTGATCTTCAGCGATCCCTACGGCCGGCGACAGGACATGGTCGTCCCGGGCGTCAACGAGCGGCTCGCCCAGACGCTGCGCGACGACAACGACGCCCGTGGCCGTCTCGGCGAGATGGCCGGGCAGAGCCGCCTGTTGAACCTCTCCTCGTTCACGGGTGATGCCGAGCGCCAGCTCCAGGAGGACCTGGTGGGACAGCTCCCCGAGGAGACCGTCGTGGCGTTCGAGCCCGGGCAGTTCTACGCGCACCTCGGCCTCGACCGGCTCGCTGCCTTCATCCTCCGCTGCGACGTGCTCAACGTGTACGAGCCCCGGCTGCGCCAGCTCGTCGACAACTCGTCGGCCGACACGGGCACAGGTCCGTACGTCTTCCGGGCCACGCTCGAGTCGCTGTTCCGCTGGCGGGCAATGCGGGTAAGCCGGCCATTGGTGGTAGTGGTGAAGAGAGAAGGTCACCGGCAACGGGCCGGTGAGGGAGCGTCCGAGGGCTACGAGATGATCACGATCGCAGTGGGCCGTAGCTCGGTGGAGGACCTCGTGTCGGCGCACGCCCGGGCCTCCGCAGAGCCTCTGGTGGCCGAGATCACCGGTCAGAGCGAAGCGATCGCAGCGGGCATCCACCTGGGCCTGCTCAGCGGGGCTCCGCTCGACGAGTGCGCCGATCTCGCCTTCGTGTGCGCCAACGAGGCCAACTCGGAGATCGGCGCCCGGGTCGGGCTGCCGCGGCGTTCGACGGTGGCGAACTCCTGGGACAAGTACTTCCCCGGCATGGACCTGCCCGCGTGGGTGCCGAGGGACTGAGCGTGCCGGCTCCGGCGTGCCGACCGGCGCGGGCCCCCTAGGGCTCTCGGACAACGGCGAGCTGTGGGCGCGGACATGCAGGACTTGGATGTGATCGGGCTGGGGGCCCTCAACGTCGATCTCATCGCGCCCCGGCGCGACTCCGTGGCCGGCCCCGTCGACGACGACGAGACCGTGGCCACGATGCAGGAGGTGCTGGACCGCTGCACGATCGAGAGCGTGGTTCCGGCGATGTTCCTGGGCGGATCGGCCTTCAACGCGATCGTGATGCTGGCCCAGCTGCGGACGGGGCTCCGCCTGGGGATGGTGGGCATCAGCGCCGACGCCGACTACGGCCTGGTGGAGGCGCACGGCGACCGGCTCGGGGGTCTCGGGATCGCCGACCTCAC
This window of the Acidimicrobiales bacterium genome carries:
- a CDS encoding DUF433 domain-containing protein, whose translation is MTFERISVDHRIMGGVPCIRGTRIPVATVVGMVAEGMGTDEILAEFPQLTLEDIRDALRYAAAVVDEREIPLRPAG
- a CDS encoding PfkB family carbohydrate kinase — encoded protein: MSTSHALDRHTDGSVGRYCVRFLRGSLELDFPGHTIDTPTAPAMVGPLVVLALNPRRPLALETLKTSLFDYDPSDVTTAQIQTPISRLRLAGLPIPSRQYLLDVAPSDVDVVDFDYRAKGFIDRCVRPDRVPEADVEALIDEGYGLHQLWQEDPAVAVGHQPRLFALFERHRRRNRRFGEVLVRLLVRAGERDWAGDILDEYVDRYGTDEILQDLELAVRQLPRPADRDTPAHGVVLLPGPAAQGAALAELWDRVAASTRLEFAELAISAHNLDRIYAVDIVAVDHESRVSRVPVEAAGGAGANTAFALGRLGHRVAVTGMIADDRYGALLRQSLDQEDVDCSNLLVVPSSVDHYTGHTLIFSDPYGRRQDMVVPGVNERLAQTLRDDNDARGRLGEMAGQSRLLNLSSFTGDAERQLQEDLVGQLPEETVVAFEPGQFYAHLGLDRLAAFILRCDVLNVYEPRLRQLVDNSSADTGTGPYVFRATLESLFRWRAMRVSRPLVVVVKREGHRQRAGEGASEGYEMITIAVGRSSVEDLVSAHARASAEPLVAEITGQSEAIAAGIHLGLLSGAPLDECADLAFVCANEANSEIGARVGLPRRSTVANSWDKYFPGMDLPAWVPRD
- a CDS encoding VOC family protein codes for the protein MDLKLELIVLPVTDVDRAKAFYETAGFKVDVDHQAGEDFRVVQLTPPGSECSISIGKGLTPSAPGSAQGLHLVVTDIEKARQGLVDEGIEVSEPFHFGPEGQTPGVDPEHRDYGTFAAFSDPDGNGWLLQEVRSRAPGR
- a CDS encoding nuclear transport factor 2 family protein, whose protein sequence is MPDTDAKKVATACLEAWTSGDFATARSLMHDDITFTGPLGVTTGADAYIEGVQGFAAMVDRVDIHEVIAEGDDVCVQYDLVAGAAGAMPTVGWYEVHDGLIRSVRAFFDPRPMLSP
- a CDS encoding DUF1932 domain-containing protein; translated protein: MGTTIGVLHPGAMGAAIAAQAHRKGARVLWCPIGRSQATLQRADRGGLEQVADLGELLDRAEVVFAICPPGAAVQVATQVAQLRYQGLYVEANATSPQRCIRIAQRLMHGGTEVLDAAIFGTPPESDSPAKTALYLAGRNADIETVVSLFDGTAVEPVRLDGGIGSASALKMAHSSYQKTTAVLAAVALAYAARYGVTRPLIAEARLSPRSPLAEPGQLPEVAAQAWRWTPELHEVADALEAEELPRDLALAAAAILFRWHDDKDDASLPLKTVLSRLADPT
- a CDS encoding luciferase family protein yields the protein MSGRGDRIVDTVTSWPGISTKIGRFGETEFYLRGRMLGHVHGDHQADIPFPRPLRDELVAAGRTGPHHLHPDSGWTTLYLTSDTDADTCIALVRLNYDRVAAHRPPKMVR